The following coding sequences lie in one Miscanthus floridulus cultivar M001 chromosome 9, ASM1932011v1, whole genome shotgun sequence genomic window:
- the LOC136480878 gene encoding uncharacterized protein, producing MASNMVDSTSVPNLVQIRAQSTSSSVPIRPRQASTLQQMAALQATVERMEAERVERERERAQREAERAEWEVLRAQRAAEAQRMQDMFSFISSLGTTLPGVVVPQSLLAPVVPPTPLALGTPSSGSNPTPSPQHTHPGWTGPPPQGGAPSSSHWDQWQ from the exons atggcctccaacatggtcgactcgacctctgtgcccaacctcgtccagatccgagcacagagcacgagctcctccgtccccattcgacctcggcaggcgagcacactgcagcagatggcggcactccag gccactgtggagaggatggaggccgagagggtcgagagggagagggagagggcccagagggaggccgagagggccgagtgggaggtcctgagggcccagagggcggccgaggcgcagaggatgcaggacatgttctcattcatatcgagcctcggcaccactctcccgggtgtggtggtgccccagtcgctgctcgctccagttgtgcctcctactcctctagctctaggcactccg tcgtcgggttcgaacccgactccttcgcctcagcacacacaccccggctGGACAGGTCCACCACCGCAAGGAGGTGCCCCTTCAAGCtcccattgggatcagtggcagtag
- the LOC136480877 gene encoding protein MID1-COMPLEMENTING ACTIVITY 2-like, translating to MAAFWDIVGKAANLLQLFGMDAVTLIAIAASLLRFHEMNKECRKLEERVRMLRLLLNSPGGYWVMQRLELGHLLTTALKEAHELVESYNRSTLFARLRRGRGMATRLRDLRSSIDSYCSLIVSVNAFILVVEADPPSLVIR from the coding sequence ATGGCGGCGTTTTGGGACATCGTCGGAAAAGCGGCCAACCTGCTCCAGCTATTCGGAATGGACGCCGTCACCCTCATCGCCATCGCCGCGAGCTTGCTGCGGTTCCATGAGATGAACAAGGAATGCAGGAAGCTCGAGGAGCGCGTGCGGATGCTCCGCCTGCTCCTGAACTCGCCAGGCGGCTACTGGGTCATGCAGCGCCTGGAGCTGGGACATCTGCTGACCACTGCACTGAAGGAAGCCCACGAACTCGTGGAGTCCTACAACAGGAGCACGCTGTTTGCGCGTCTCCGGAGAGGCAGGGGCATGGCCACACGGTTGCGTGATCTGCGAAGTAGCATCGACTCCTACTGCAGCCTCATCGTGTCCGTCAACGCCTTCATCCTCGTCGTGGAGGCAGACCCTCCGTCGCTTGTTATTAGGTGA